A genomic region of Pelodiscus sinensis isolate JC-2024 chromosome 1, ASM4963464v1, whole genome shotgun sequence contains the following coding sequences:
- the LOC142831241 gene encoding olfactory receptor 52M1-like, translating to MSDSNTTTFTNPSIFILLGIPGLEAAHGWISIPFCVMYIVAILGNLTILYIVKREPSLHEPMYYFLCMLAVTDLVLSSSIVPKTLSIFWFNSREINFGACLTQLYVINSVAAMESGIFVAMAFDRYMAICHPLRYSTILTNRIVAKIGFIAVLRGGILVLPYPLLARQWPYCRTNIIPHSYCKHFSVVSLACADIRPSSYYSVSVTFFVPSVDGFLIAVSYTQILRAIFRLPTKDARLKAFGTCGSHLCAILAFYIPDLFASLMQRVGSNVPLPVLILIANMYLLVPPMLHPIIYGVRTKQIRDRLLWIVTQKRA from the coding sequence atgtcagattccaacacaaccACCTTCACCAACCCGTCcatcttcatcctgctgggcatccctggcctggaggcggCCCATGggtggatctccatccccttctgtgttATGTACATTGTAGCCATCTTGGGGAACCTCACCATCCTGTACATTGTGAAGAGGGAGCCGagtctccatgagcccatgtactatttcctctgcatgctggctgtcaccgacctggtcctgtccTCATCCATTGtgcccaaaacactgagcatcttctggttcaattccagggagatcaatttcggtgcctgcctcacccagctgtATGTAATTAACAGCGTTGCAGCGATGGAGTCGGGGATCTTTGTGGCTATGGCTTTTGATCGCTAcatggccatctgccatcccctgagatactccaccatcctgacaaaccgCATAGTGGCCAAGATTGGCTTTATCGCGGTGCTGCGTGGTGGCATCCTTGTATTGCCATATCCTCTCCTGGCAAgacagtggccatattgcagaaccaacatcattcCCCACTCATACTGCAAGCACTTTtctgtggtgtccctggcctgtgccGACATCCGCCCCAGTAGTTACTACAGCGTGTCTGTGACATTCTttgtgcccagtgtggatgggTTTTTAATCGCTGTGTCttacacccagatcctcagggccatcttccgacTGCCAACAAAGGACGCCCGACTCAAGGCATTCGGGACCTGTGGGTCCCATCTTTGTGCCAtcttagccttttacatcccagaTCTCTTTGCCTCCCTCATGCAGAGGGTTGGTTCTAATGTGCCCCTGCCTGTGCTCATACTCATTGCCAATATGTACCTCTTGGTGCCCCCCATGCTACACCCgatcatctatggggtgaggacaAAGCAaatccgggacaggctgctctGGATAGTTACTCAGAAAAGGGCCTAA